The Nanoarchaeota archaeon genome includes the window CGTCGTTTACCGAATTGTATAAGCGGATCGATGAACGGGTTGAAAAAAGAGTTAAACAAGGAGTGGTTGATGAGGTGAGATTTCTACAGAACAAAGGATATAAATGGGAGTTACCTTCTATGAGCGCTTTAGGGTATTTGGAATGGAAAAACTATATTGAAGGAAAGGCAACCATTGGAGAAGTGACTTTGAACTGGAAACATGATGAGCATGGATATAGCCGTCGTCAGATGACATGGTTTAAGCGGAACAAGGCTATTCATTGGTTTGACGTAACGCATGATGGATTTGAAGAGAAAATAGAATCGCTCGTTAACTCATGGTATACTACCTGGTATGGTGTCTAAAATTGAAATATCCCACAAAACCATTATTTTTATATTGATCCTTCTTGCGTTTGTCTGGCTGGTACTGCAAATCCGGGATATTCTCTTTTTGCTTTTTATCGCATTTATTGTTATGGCAGCGCTCCGTCCCGCTGTTGACTGGTTAGATAACAAAAAAGTTCCACGATTTATTGGTGCATTCCTTATGTATATTCTTGTGTTTGGGGTTATCGGATTATCCCTTGCCGGGATCATTCCATCGCTTGTAGTACAGTTCACAAAACTAACGAGCATTTTTCCTGCAATTCTTGGAAAAATTGTTCCTTATTGGAACATTGATATGAGTTCCATAACTCAACAACTGGCTCCAATTGGGGAAAATGTATTGAAGCTTACTATCGGTATATTTTCCAATATTGTCACAACGTTTATGGTATTGGTATTTGCGTTTTACTTTTTATTGGAACGGAAATATGCACACAAGTTTATTTCAGGATTTTTAGGAGAAGAGCAAGCCGGCGCAATAATTGAAACACTTCTTCGAATTGAACAACGTCTTGGGTCATGGGTAGGAGGACAACTTATTCTTATGCTGAGTGTTGGTATTCTATCGTATATTGGACTCGTGGTGTTGGGAATTGAATTTGCCCTTCCGCTAGCAATTGTCGCCGGAATACTTGAGATTATCCCAACCATTGGACCAGTTGTTTCGTCAATACCAGCTATTATTGTAGCTTTGAGCATCTCTCCTCTGTATGGATTGTATACAGCTATTTTGTACATTGTCATTCAACAACTGGAGAATAATATTCTTGTTCCACTTATCATGAAACGAAGTGTAGGATTACATCCACTCGTCACGATCGTGTCACTTCTTGTTGGAGCACGGTTAGGTGGTATTGTCGGAGCGATATTAGCAGTTCCAACTCTTCTTATTATCCAGGAGCTCATAACAAGCTACACAACTGATTTGAAGAAATAAGTTTTGTACGCGCTGAAACAACTGTAAGCCAGATTCTGTTCCGCCCGCCGACTGGCGGACGGATACCTTCATTTCTCTATGCCCGCATACTTTAGTCCTGGCGAATATGTGCTCGTAACGGACTGATCGTCGGTTGCAGCAAGTGGGATTGCCTTTACCCAGTACATTCGTTTTGCGAATGTTACTGGGACGTTTCACACTTCTCCCATATCCCTTGCGGGACGTAGGGAAAGATCGTCTCTGTGGCTCTCTCATCCTGTTAATTCAGGAATCGTCCCCGATGGTTTTCACCATCGGGACACCAGCCCCCCGCCTTCATCATAAATATGATGGATTGGCGGGGGATCACCGCTTTCGCGGAGTCCTCTCATATTCTGCTGTCCGGCCTTTCCTCCCCTCGACTCTGGTTCGATTGCTCTCACCATCGCTCGGGGCGAAGGTACGTTATCCCAGCGCGTGGGTGTAGTATAGCACAACAGTGCTAATAAATTTGGTTATGACTGCCGATATCATACAATTCAATATTGCCACCAAATGTTCGATACACGACACGTATGTCGCCGGTTATAGAAAAAGATCGGAAACCTTCCAGGGTGCCTATAAGCTTATGATTGTGCAATACAGGATTACTGGGGTAGCGGATGAATAATCTGAATCGTTCTTCAAATTTTTTGTCTAAGTTTGGAAACGGGAGTATGCGTTTTTTATAGTGTTTAAGAAACAGGTGATGTCTGATTATCGTCATGAACGCAAATCCTTCATCAACCCATTAACCGAAGTGAATTTTTTTGTGTGTTTCTCTTTGGCAAAATTGTTACTCATCCGCGCGTAACGGCGAGCGGTTTTTTGGGAAAGATGAATAACTGGTTCTTGAATTGAGATGACAAGTTCCCGTCGGGACAGTTTGGTTAATACGACCCGTAACAGGTCCTGCAAAGAAGAGAAACCATATTCATTGGCTACTTCTTGAGAGGTAAGTTTTAACGATTTAGATAGAGGAATCTGTAAAATTGTTGTATCCATATCATTATAAATATAACGGTTTCATAATGGCTTGTCAAGAGAGAAAAAATAAGGACACATTTTTTCCATGGAGAACTTTCTTTATCTAGTCAAATGAGGAGCGCGAAGGTACATCGTCCCAGCGCGTGGCCGTAGAATAGCACGAATTTTGAGTGTCGGTACAGCAAAGAGATATAATACAACTATGCCAGAAGAGAATAGATCTGAATTATCAATAATGGGGAGAGT containing:
- a CDS encoding type II toxin-antitoxin system YafQ family toxin, which produces MTIIRHHLFLKHYKKRILPFPNLDKKFEERFRLFIRYPSNPVLHNHKLIGTLEGFRSFSITGDIRVVYRTFGGNIELYDIGSHNQIY
- a CDS encoding AI-2E family transporter, which translates into the protein MVSKIEISHKTIIFILILLAFVWLVLQIRDILFLLFIAFIVMAALRPAVDWLDNKKVPRFIGAFLMYILVFGVIGLSLAGIIPSLVVQFTKLTSIFPAILGKIVPYWNIDMSSITQQLAPIGENVLKLTIGIFSNIVTTFMVLVFAFYFLLERKYAHKFISGFLGEEQAGAIIETLLRIEQRLGSWVGGQLILMLSVGILSYIGLVVLGIEFALPLAIVAGILEIIPTIGPVVSSIPAIIVALSISPLYGLYTAILYIVIQQLENNILVPLIMKRSVGLHPLVTIVSLLVGARLGGIVGAILAVPTLLIIQELITSYTTDLKK